The following are encoded in a window of Brettanomyces bruxellensis chromosome 9, complete sequence genomic DNA:
- a CDS encoding uncharacterized protein (BUSCO:EOG09261DG0), whose translation MGASQDTTSETLKKSETLSSEYSIEKIREALIEKRKHNCANIINERKRRLCELYTVAKVPLVAISSEHVLQSEGELKRFLEKNDLQKGVEFTITALRREHAEPPRKKMKKLKKASHTKTPNPNLLSGQDNTNTTHIDKALDKKVSEKEDTTKIDVQTIKNQKKEEALKAMKVSLQKRIELLRKNKKKTVGEENTEHGPTLLDQIQRFKKNPTLTNTELHSNRDLDWQQMKLDDLLLTLMPARKPHKVAAARSLTELYYHEQTLQLPKLLLRAHKVLTSKSFETSLVEGKVAVLFSRIEELKKRDRWSLRQPRKHADPFLHNGGMTFWDSLLSEAQWVATDMKQSRRYRAAKCCEISGEVDEYWKMQNKSKTIAGNKIDKHQSSGSKFVQDDNIKSSDEKVMKEDSSLGNHLDIAKSEDKDAVSGNRSSDDNKRTIMKNMASTISKQAACIDPLKTVIHSSKIEIPVKLFQNPAKLSLEIIVKDLPTAGRVILDKLPVYKPFPSGEQKDHEQRVDHAIDRNLFGHVSKLLPPPSGNDEICWEKIVFRKQSDQHINLKNGKNNTNRPLFGRFSHYNVLRPPRPPSVADIQLRIPTIWLPQDDRLLVRYVTQFSFNWDIIAAHLAPRPTACRYFSNIERRTPWQCFERYIQLNNRFRFSDMRGKYTIEARKWLQAAHRVQATTRRRISPLGVGQDSIQRGHRRLRWASMLEAFRKLMRRREAAANVAKASNARNAKLSTENSSLKKSESGSADAAASDSNGNEKSRSDTPTPEQLSKLKSERDRAIKRAYLAANTGRSHHKDNNSNSDARCGRSQLHMQVQVQNQRLMQMQLRLRRQEQIRRLQKIRQIQHARRAQRQQQQQQQLRRQQWQMQMQQQQQNHGKISNNQELATMSSPTSRSLSSTLSQSPSRRSPTPTPEQILAAGRDHTHSLSSSDLTSPASTSPSHQRGFSAAQVAAVVNQIQVRNPGISRSQATRLAVLYMSNYQKRHRRLRQGRLLRQQQTQQETMPQLQSQIQNSSPAAVSPALSPQASSLSPKIMNSARLNSVEQHQQIHVHKHTPSPEEIQEAMSQHRASRQELSVDQSMSGIGTPVLSSPPSLHASSASSPIPNTGQIMGQGTSTTNTNMPRNITDNDPNLSLEAIENDILNTDFSLLDDDGLNPN comes from the coding sequence ATGGGTGCTTCTCAAGATACAACTTCCGAGACACTGAAGAAATCGGAAACACTTTCGTCCGAGTACTCGATTGAAAAAATACGAGAGGCACTTatagagaaaagaaaacataaTTGTGCCAATATTATCAATGAACGAAAAAGGAGACTTTGTGAACTTTATACAGTAGCAAAGGTACCTTTGGTTGCAATTTCTAGTGAGCATGTTTTACAAAGCGAAGGAGAATTGAAACGATTTTTGGAGAAGAATGATTTACAAAAGGGGGTTGAGTTTACCATTACAGCACTTAGAAGGGAGCATGCAGAACCtccaagaaagaaaatgaagaagttaAAGAAAGCTTCACACACTAAAACGCCGAACCCCAATTTGTTAAGCGGCCAAGATAACACGAACACAACACACATTGATAAGGCATTAGATAAAAAGGTATCTGAAAAAGAGGAtacaacaaaaattgatgTTCAGACAATTAAgaatcaaaagaaagaggaagcaCTTAAAGCTATGAAAGTCAGTTTACAAAAAAGGATTGAACTTTTaagaaagaacaagaaaaaaacgGTTGGTGAGGAAAATACGGAGCATGGCCCAACACTTCTTGATCAAATTCAGAGATTTAAGAAGAATCCAACTCTCACGAACACAGAGCTTCACAGTAACCGTGATCTCGACTGGCAGCAAATGAAGTTGGATGATCTTTTGCTCACGTTGATGCCAGCTCGTAAGCCTCATAAAGTTGCAGCTGCGAGATCTCTCACCGAGCTATATTATCATGAACAGACTTTACAATTACCGAAACTCCTCTTACGGGCCCATAAAGTTCTTACATCcaaatcttttgaaacttcaTTAGTTGAAGGTAAGGTTGctgttttgttttccagAATTGAGGAATTGAAAAAGCGTGATCGGTGGTCTTTAAGGCAGCCACGAAAACATGCGGACCCATTTTTACATAATGGTGGTATGACATTTTGGGACAGTTTACTGAGTGAAGCTCAATGGGTTGCTACTGATATGAAGCAGAGTCGCAGATATAGGGCAGCAAAGTGTTGTGAAATTTCCGGGGAGGTTGATGAGTATTGGAAAATGCAGAACAAGAGTAAAACAATTGctggaaataaaattgacaaGCACCAATCATCCGGTTCTAAGTTTGTCCAGGATGACAATATAAAGTCATCGGATGAAAAGGTTATGAAGGAAGATTCTTCTTTAGGAAATCACCTCGATATAGCAAAGTCAGAAGATAAAGATGCCGTTTCTGGCAATAGGAGTAGTGATGACAATAAACGCACGATAATGAAGAACATGGCATCAACCATATCCAAACAAGCCGCCTGCATCGACCCCCTAAAAACGGTTATCCATTCATCAAAGATAGAAATACCTGTAAAACTATTTCAGAATCCTGCAAAACTTAGTCTTGAAATAATTGTGAAGGATCTTCCTACTGCAGGCCGCGTTATTCTAGACAAGTTACCTGTTTATAAGCCATTTCCATCAGGTGAGCAAAAAGACCACGAGCAAAGGGTTGATCATGCAATTGACCGTAACTTATTTGGCCACGTCAGCAAATTGTTACCTCCTCCGTCAGGGAATGACGAAATTTGCTGGGAGAAAATTGTCTTCCGTAAGCAGAGTGACCAACATATTAACCTGAAAAATGGCAAGAATAACACAAACCGTCCTTTATTTGGAAGATTTTCACATTATAATGTTCTGCGCCCTCCAAGGCCACCATCTGTTGCTGATATTCAGCTGAGAATTCCTACCATTTGGCTTCCTCAGGATGATCGTCTTCTCGTGAGATATGTCACACAGTTTAGTTTTAACTGGGACATAATTGCCGCACATCTTGCCCCCCGTCCGACTGCATGCAGATACTTTTCGAATATTGAGAGAAGGACCCCCTGGCAGTGTTTTGAACGCTATATACAGTTGAACAATCGTTTTAGATTTTCTGATATGCGGGGAAAATATACAATAGAGGCTCGAAAATGGCTCCAGGCTGCTCACAGGGTGCAAGCCACAACTCGGCGGCGTATATCACCTTTGGGTGTAGGCCAGGATTCGATTCAGCGTGGACATCGTAGGCTTAGATGGGCATCAATGCTAGAAGCCTTTAGAAAGCTTATGAGGCGTCGGGAGGCCGCAGCAAATGTTGCCAAGGCCAGTAATGCACGTAACGCAAAGCTATCTACAGAAAACTCAAGTTTAAAAAAGTCTGAAAGTGGCAGTGCAGATGCTGCCGCAAGCGATTCAAACGGTAACGAAAAGTCACGCAGTGACACTCCAACACCTGAACAACTTTCCAAGCTGAAGTCCGAGAGAGACAGAGCAATTAAAAGGGCATATCTTGCAGCAAATACGGGAAGAAGCCATCATAAAgacaacaacagcaacagcgATGCAAGGTGTGGCCGATCCCAACTTCATATGCAGGTCCAAGTTCAAAACCAAAGGTTAATGCAGATGCAGCTGCGGCTCCGTAGGCAAGAGCAAATTAGACGACTTCAAAAAATTCGCCAAATTCAACATGCAAGACGTGCTCAAaggcagcagcaacagcagcagcagttACGGAGGCAGCAATGGCAGATGCAGatgcaacaacaacaacaaaatcacggtaaaatttcaaataacCAAGAATTGGCGACTATGTCATCGCCAACATCAAGATCGCTTTCCTCTACTTTGTCTCAATCTCCAAGCAGAAGGTCACCTACACCAACCCCAGAACAAATTCTTGCTGCAGGAAGAGATCATACACATTCGTTATCTTCCTCGGACCTCACATCACCGGCTTCAACTTCACCTTCTCATCAACGCGGATTTTCGGCTGCACAGGTTGCGGCGGTAGTGAACCAGATTCAAGTACGTAATCCCGGTATTTCAAGATCTCAAGCGACAAGACTGGCCGTTTTGTATATGAGTAATTATCAGAAACGGCACAGACGCCTGAGACAGGGAAGACTTTTGCGTCAACAGCAAACACAGCAAGAAACAATGCCACAGTTGCAATCTCAAATACAGAATTCATCTCCAGCTGCTGTGAGTCCTGCACTATCACCACAGGCCTCCAGTTTGTCACCAAAAATTATGAACTCTGCTCGGTTAAATTCGGTTGAACAACATCAACAGATTCATGTCCATAAGCATACCCCTTCACCAGAGGAAATTCAGGAGGCAATGAGTCAGCATAGGGCATCACGGCAGGAATTAAGCGTTGATCAATCAATGTCAGGTATTGGTACTCCAGTTTTATCATCTCCTCCATCTCTGCACGCATCTTCTGCGTCATCTCCCATTCCTAATACAGGGCAAATTATGGGGCAAGGCACATCGACGACGAATACAAATATGCCTCGGAACATCACAGATAATGATCCAAATCTCAGCCTTGAGGCAATCGAAAATGACATTTTGAATACAGACTTTTCATTGCTTGACGATGATGGTCTTAATCCAAATTGA
- the RPC1 gene encoding DNA-directed RNA polymerase III subunit, with amino-acid sequence MKETVVDVVPKRISGLQFGALSNEEIVSQSEVEVSTRNLFDLDKGRVPVSNGALDPRMGISSSMAECATCHGNLATCHGHFGHIKLALPVFHVGYFKATIQVLQTICKNCSAVLLDENSKRKYLAELRRPDIDNLRKMKIVKKVLDQAKKQRRCLVCGALNGVVKRAAAGGGGAAALKIVHDSFRWVGKKGAEEKTRWNDDFQKYFRQNPDLERFYKRCYEDLNPLRVLNLFKQITPTDCELLGIDPAKGGRPEMYIWRYLPAPPVCIRPSVMMGQSNTSNEDDLTVKLTEIVWTSSMIRAGIQKGITLNSLFEQWDYLQLAVAMYINSDSVSPNLMPGSTGGSKSSKPIRGFCQRLKGKQGRFRGNLSGKRVDFSARTVISPDPNLRVDQVCIPELVAKVLTYPERVTRYNKNKLQTLVRNGPDLYPGANYLIRRNEDVKRNLRYGDRNKLAKTLSFGDVVERHLVEGDIVLFNRQPSLHRLSILAHYVTVKKWRTFRFNECVCAPYNADFDGDEMNLHVPQTEEARAEAATLMGVKSNLLTPKSGEPIIAATQDFITGSFLITGKDSFYDRAVFTEMCVMMSDGATKFDVPPPTILKPAYMWTGKQIYSLLIRPNHESKVLLNFDSKSKTFIPPKDGLPNEMSPNDGYVLVRNSQLLSGVMDKALLGGGKKTSLFYTILRDYGADEAAKAMNRMAKLAARYMGEKGFSIGINDVIPSEPVKQKKQEMVRIAYKKCDDLIKLYKSGKLETQPGCNEEETLEAKIGGLLSKVREEVGEFCINELDPSNAPLIMATCGSKGSTLNVSQMVAVVGQQIISGHRVPDGFQNRTLPHFPKNSKTPQSKGFVSDSFYSGLNPPEFFFHAISGREGLVDTAVKTAETGYTSRRLMKSMEDLSTQYDGTVRNSGDGIVQFRYGADGLDPMEMEGDAVPVNFERTWEHCFFVTLNHSDKALYPYEVTDIVNNTLNPLRDSLIRRDNLGKIVAKNEENKIEYVDKNDAKRNFYESIKKFVRKKVGVIAKMREGHSLDPMLIKPKNKVVTNKAVEMYLINKLQKISVPMIKKFLGLCLTKYIKARVEPGTAVGAVGAHSIGEPGTQMTLKTFHFAGVASMNVTLGVPRIKEIINASKLISTPIIKAVLVNDQDERAARVVKGRVEKTTLEDVTYYIEDVYKESQAYLQVKIDLDTIEKLQLELTIDQIMDAIVKTKLKIPRSCVSIVGKNKIQILVSEMGLENGKPSSRSTSSREIAALAKKDPDERDRLERSSLFYKMQQLKRQLTKVVVKGLPEVAKAVINVRDDGKKELLVEGYGLKDVMATDGVIATKTKTNHVIEIFHVLGIEAARSSIVSEIDYTMRSHGMVVDPRHLQLLADVMTYKGEILGITRFGLAKMRDSVMQLASFEKTTDHLFDAAFYTKDDKVEGVSERIILGQTMSIGTGSFKLSVQNNIPPEKLEPKKTLFEGLCNGILPPSVSVA; translated from the coding sequence ATGAAAGAAACTGTTGTGGATGTCGTTCCGAAGAGAATCTCTGGGCTTCAATTTGGGGCACTTTCCAATGAGGAAATTGTGTCTCAATCTGAAGTTGAGGTTTCGACAAGAAATCTTTTTGACTTGGACAAGGGGAGAGTTCCAGTTAGCAATGGTGCACTAGATCCTCGAATGGGTATTTCTTCCAGTATGGCCGAATGTGCTACATGTCATGGAAATTTGGCCACATGTCACGGACATTTTGGTCACATTAAGTTAGCGCTTCCTGTTTTTCACGTTGGATATTTCAAAGCTACAATACAAGTTCTTCAGACAATATGTAAAAATTGTTCTGCAGTGCTACTAGATGAAAACTCTAAAAGGAAATATCTTGCTGAGTTGAGAAGGCCGGACATTGATAATctgagaaagatgaaaatagTGAAAAAAGTTTTAGACCAAGCGAAAAAGCAAAGGAGGTGTCTCGTTTGTGGTGCCCTTAATGGAGTCGTTAAGAGGGCTGCTGCTGGTGGCGGCGGAGCTGCGGCATTAAAGATTGTTCATGATTCTTTCCGATGGGTTGGCAAAAAGGGAGCCGAGGAAAAGACTAGATGGAATGATGACTTTCAGAAGTACTTTCGGCAGAACCCAGATTTAGAGAGATTTTACAAACGGTGTTACGAGGATTTAAATCCTTTGAGGGTGCTTAATCTTTTCAAGCAAATTACACCAACTGATTGTGAGCTGCTTGGTATTGATCCAGCCAAAGGTGGAAGACCCGAAATGTATATTTGGCGGTACCTACCGGCACCACCAGTTTGCATTAGACCTTCTGTTATGATGGGCCAGTCCAACACATCTAATGAGGATGATCTTACGGTGAAACTCACCGAAATCGTGTGGACATCTTCTATGATACGAGCCGGAATACAAAAAGGTATTACATTGAACTCTCTGTTCGAGCAGTGGGATTACTTACAGTTGGCTGTTGCAATGTATATCAACTCTGACTCTGTTTCTCCAAATCTTATGCCGGGTTCAACCGGTGGTAGTAAGTCATCAAAGCCTATCAGAGGTTTTTGTCAGCGTTTGAAGGGTAAGCAGGGTCGTTTCAGGGGAAACCTTTCAGGTAAAAGAGTTGATTTCTCTGCCAGAACCGTTATTTCGCCAGATCCAAATCTTAGAGTGGATCAGGTCTGTATCCCTGAGCTCGTGGCAAAGGTCCTTACGTATCCCGAAAGAGTCACTCGTTACAATAAGAATAAGTTGCAAACCCTCGTGCGTAATGGTCCTGACTTATATCCCGGGGCCAACTATTTGATCCGCAGAAACGAAGATGTCAAACGTAATCTTCGATACGGTGATAGAAACAAGCTCGCAAAAACATTGAGTTTTGGTGATGTTGTGGAAAGGCATCTTGTGGAAGGAGATATTGTGTTGTTCAATCGTCAACCCTCTTTGCATCGTTTATCGATTCTTGCACATTACGTTACAGTCAAGAAATGGCGTACCTTTAGATTCAATGAATGTGTTTGTGCGCCCTACAATGCAGATTTTGATGGTGACGAGATGAATCTACACGTTCCGCAAACAGAAGAAGCGCGTGCTGAGGCAGCTACATTAATGGGTGTGAAAAGTAATTTATTAACTCCAAAATCTGGAGAACCTATTATTGCCGCAACACAGGATTTCATTACAGGATCATTCTTAATCACAGGCAAGGATTCCTTTTATGACAGAGCGGTTTTCACAGAAATGTGTGTCATGATGTCGGATGGTGCAACAAAATTTGATGTTCCTCCTCCAACTATTCTGAAGCCCGCGTATATGTGGACAGGTAAGCAAATATATAGTCTGTTGATCAGGCCTAATCATGAGAGCAAGGTGCTCCTCAACTTCGATTCGAAGTCGAAAACATTTATACCCCCTAAGGATGGATTGCCAAACGAAATGTCTCCAAACGACGGTTATGTCCTTGTTAGAAACTCACAGCTTTTGTCTGGTGTTATGGATAAAGCTCTTCTTGGAGGTGGAAAGAAGacatcattattttataCCATTCTTAGAGATTATGGTGCTGATGAGGCTGCAAAGGCGATGAATAGAATGGCTAAGCTCGCGGCTAGGTATATGGGAGAAAAGGGATTTTCGATTGGTATCAATGATGTTATCCCTAGTGAGCCTGTTaaacagaaaaagcaagaaatgGTTCGAATTGCATACAAAAAGTGTGATGACCTTATTAAACTGTataaaagtggaaaattgGAAACACAGCCGGGCTGTAATGAGGAAGAAACGTTGGAGGCAAAAATTGGTGGTTTGCTATCGAAGGTCAGAGAAGAAGTTGGTGAATTCTGTATAAATGAATTGGATCCTTCGAATGCTCCATTGATTATGGCTACTTGTGGTTCTAAAGGTTCGACCTTAAATGTCTCTCAGATGGTGGCTGTGGTTGGTCAACAAATTATATCCGGTCATAGGGTTCCTGATGGATTTCAGAATAGGACTCTACCACACTTTCCAAAGAATTCTAAGACACCTCAATCTAAAGGTTTTGTTAGTGATTCCTTTTATTCCGGATTGAACCCTCCAgagtttttctttcatgCTATATCCGGAAGGGAAGGATTGGTTGATACTGCTGTTAAGACAGCTGAGACTGGTTACACCTCAAGAAGATTGATGAAGTCTATGGAGGATTTGAGTACTCAGTACGATGGCACTGTTCGTAATTCTGGTGATGGTATTGTGCAGTTCAGATATGGTGCAGATGGCTTAGATCCTATGGAAATGGAGGGTGATGCGGTTCCTgtaaattttgaaagaacTTGGGAACACTGTTTCTTCGTCACGCTTAATCATAGCGACAAAGCATTGTACCCATATGAGGTAACGGATATTGTTAATAATACTCTCAATCCATTGAGAGATAGTCTTATCCGTCGTGATAACTTGGGTAAAATTGTTGCAAAGAATGAGGAGAATAAAATTGAATATGTGGACAAGAATGATGCAAAGAGAAACTTTTATGAATCCATTAAAAAGTTTGTTCGCAAGAAAGTTGGAGTTATAGCTAAAATGAGAGAAGGGCATTCACTCGATCCAATGCTTATTAAGCCAAAGAACAAAGTGGTGACAAATAAGGCTGTGGAAATGTATCTTATAAATAAGCTCCAAAAAATTTCTGTTCCAATGATTAAGAAATTTTTGGGGTTATGTCTTACTAAATACATTAAGGCTCGTGTCGAACCAGGAACGGCAGTTGGTGCAGTTGGTGCACATTCTATTGGTGAACCAGGTACACAAATGACGTTGAAGACTTTTCACTTTGCCGGTGTTGCCTCTATGAATGTTACGTTGGGTGTCCCTCGTATTAAAGAGATTATCAATGCCTCAAAGTTGATTTCGACTCCTATTATTAAGGCTGTTCTGGTTAATGACCAAGATGAAAGGGCAGCTCGTGTTGTCAAAGGAAGGGTGGAGAAAACCACCTTGGAAGATGTTACGTACTACATCGAGGATGTTTACAAGGAAAGTCAAGCATATCTTCAGGTTAAGATTGATCTCGATacaattgaaaagcttCAATTAGAGTTGACAATTGATCAGATTATGGATGCAATTGTCAAGACTAAATTGAAGATTCCAAGATCCTGCGTTTCTATTGTTGGAAAGAATAAGATTCAGATTTTAGTTAGCGAGATGGGACTCGAGAATGGTAAGCCAAGTTCGcgttcaacttcttctaGGGAGATTGCTGCTCTTGCAAAGAAAGATCCAGATGAAAGGGATCGGCTAGAAAGAAGCTCGTTGTTTTACAAAATGCAACAATTGAAGAGACAATTGACTAAAGTTGTTGTCAAGGGTTTGCCTGAAGTTGCCAAGGCAGTTATTAACGTTCGTGATGATGGCAAAAAGGAATTGTTGGTTGAAGGATATGGTCTCAAGGATGTCATGGCTACTGATGGTGTGATTGCAACTAAGACTAAGACTAATCATGTCATCGAAATTTTCCACGTTTTGGGTATTGAGGCTGCTAGATCAAGTATTGTTTCCGAAATTGATTATACTATGCGTTCTCATGGTATGGTTGTTGATCCGCGTCATCTACAGCTTCTAGCAGATGTTATGACATACAAAGGAGAAATTCTTGGTATTACTAGATTTGGACTTGCCAAAATGAGAGATTCCGTGATGCAACTTGCCTCATTCGAGAAAACGACAGATCATTTGTTTGATGCTGCCTTCTACACAAAAGATGATAAGGTTGAAGGTGTCTCTGAAAGAATTATTCTCGGTCAGACTATGAGTATTGGAACTGGTTCATTCAAATTGTCTgttcaaaataatatacCTCCGGAGAAGCTAGAGCCTAAGAAAACATTGTTCGAAGGTCTTTGTAACGGAATTCTTCCTCCGTCTGTGAGTGTCGcttaa
- a CDS encoding uncharacterized protein (BUSCO:EOG092649VA), translating into MPKRTQEDILKEEVSDIDVSSSEDEELCEDEEPELIDVDFDFFNINPKIDHEGTKCFIRQIFQQDSELISFSQLTDVLLSKNEVGSAVKTDGPNGDVFSIITVTGLTDGPNNPILKKFSNYLIEKTENDGKFNSVLHQLLMPGSKHLLGLLFSERMINMPVETVPPMYNMLIKEMEKADYKYDYFIIPSRVYKIVDSEVDKELKREEDGSEPALKKRSKKGTNGMSELDYYHDEDVILEKYALHHGYYEYTNKGINPDARRVFNDYAIVPKLSLILIDKNSLEKAIEEMNSKFSAA; encoded by the coding sequence ATGCCTAAAAGAACTCAAGAGGATATCTTGAAAGAGGAAGTTTCGGACATTGATGTGTCATCgagtgaagatgaagaactCTGTGAGGATGAAGAACCTGAATTGATCGATGTTGATTTTGACTTCTTCAATATAAATCCTAAGATCGATCATGAAGGCACAAAATGTTTCATAAGACAGATATTTCAGCAGGACTCAGAAttaatttccttttcacaATTAACCGATGTTCTTCTATCTAAAAATGAAGTGGGGTCTGCCGTTAAAACAGATGGTCCAAATGGAGATGTGTTCTCCATAATAACAGTTACAGGACTAACAGATGGTCCTAATAATCCAATCCTTAAGAAATTCAGTAATTATCTAATTGagaaaactgaaaatgatggaaaatTCAACAGTGTTTTACATCAACTTCTCATGCCAGGGTCAAAGCACCTGTTAGGCCTCTTATTTTCAGAGAGGATGATTAATATGCCTGTGGAAACGGTTCCTCCAATGTACAATATGCTGATAAAAGAAATGGAGAAGGCCGAttataaatatgattaCTTTATAATTCCATCGCGTGTTTACAAGATAGTTGATTCAGAGGTCGAtaaagaattgaaaagagAGGAGGATGGTTCAGAGCCGGCACTCAAGAAGCGTTCTAAAAAAGGTACTAACGGAATGTCTGAGTTGGATTACTATcatgatgaagatgtaATATTGGAAAAATATGCTTTGCATCATGGGTATTATGAATATACAAATAAGGGCATTAACCCTGACGCTAGACGGGTGTTTAATGATTACGCTATTGTCCCCAAGTTAAGCTTAATCCTAATTGATAAGAATTCTCTTGAAAAGGCTATAGAGGAGATgaattccaaattttcTGCCGCGTAA
- the RPT5 gene encoding 26S proteasome regulatory subunit 6A: MPTLEELEKNKPEDDIEIDDEILNSSTSDIINRTRLLDNEIKIYRSELLRLQHEKSVMEEKVKDNKEKIKNNKQLPYLVGNVVELLDMDPEENALNEGANVDIESTRSGKSAVIKTSTRQTVFLPMVGLVEPEKLQPGDLIGVNKDSYLILDKLPAEYDSRVKAMEVDEKPTETYADIGGLDKQIEELVEAVVLPMQQAGKFKKLGIKPPKGALMYGPPGTGKTLLARACAAQTNATFLKLAAPQLVQMFIGDGAKLVRDAFELAKEKAPTIIFIDELDAIGTKRFDSDKSGDREVQRTMLELLNQLDGFGSDDRVKVLAATNRVDVLDPALLRSGRLDRKIEFPLPSEDARAQILQIHARKMSVDGGVNWQELARSTDGFNGAQLKAVTVEAGMIALRNGQSSVKHEDFVEGISEVESRKSKSVSFYA; the protein is encoded by the coding sequence ATGCCTACCCTCGaagaattggaaaagaataagCCGGAAGATGAcattgaaattgatgatgaaatcttaaattcatcaacttctgaTATCATTAACAGAACGAGGCTTTTAGACAACGAGATCAAAATTTACAGGTCAGAACTATTAAGGCTTCAACATGAGAAGTCGGTTATGGAGGAAAAAGTTAAGGATAATAAAGAGAAGATCAAAAATAACAAGCAGCTCCCTTATCTAGTTGGTAATGTTGTTGAGTTGTTAGACATGGATCCTGAAGAAAATGCATTGAATGAAGGTGCCAATGTGGACATTGAGTCTACCAGATCTGGTAAGTCAGCAGTTATTAAAACATCCACAAGACAAACAGTGTTCCTACCGATGGTAGGGCTTGTGGAACCAGAAAAGTTGCAACCAGGGGATTTGATTGGTGTGAATAAGGATTCatatttgattttggaCAAACTTCCCGCCGAGTATGACTCCAGAGTGAAGGCAATGGAAGTGGATGAAAAGCCAACGGAAACTTATGCAGATATTGGTGGCTTGGATAAGCAAATAGAGGAACTAGTGGAGGCTGTCGTGCTTCCAATGCAACAGGCtggaaaattcaaaaagttgGGTATCAAACCCCCGAAGGGTGCACTTATGTATGGTCCTCCTGGTACAGGTAAGACTTTGCTTGCTCGTGCCTGTGCTGCCCAAACAAACGCTACCTTCTTGAAGTTAGCCGCTCCTCAGTTGGTCCAGATGTTTATTGGTGATGGTGCTAAACTGGTTCGAGATGCGTTTGAGTTGGCTAAAGAGAAAGCACCAACTATTATCTTTATTGATGAGCTTGATGCAATAGGTACAAAAAGATTTGATTCGGATAAAAGTGGTGATAGAGAAGTTCAGAGAACTATGTTGGAACTTTTGAACCAATTGGATGGATTTGGATCGGATGATCGTGTGAAAGTTCTTGCTGCCACAAACAGAGTGGATGTACTGGATCCCGCATTATTACGTTCGGGACGTCTAGATAGAAAAATTGAGTTTCCATTACCTTCCGAGGATGCTAGGGCACAGATTCTTCAGATTCATGCCCGAAAGATGTCGGTTGACGGGGGAGTGAATTGGCAGGAGTTGGCCAGATCAACTGATGGATTTAATGGTGCGCAATTGAAGGCCGTTACAGTCGAGGCTGGAATGATAGCTCTTAGAAATGGACAGTCAAGTGTGAAGCACGAGGACTTCGTGGAAGGCATCAGTGAGGTGGAATCCAGAAAGAGTAAGTCCGTCTCATTCTACGCATGA